In Exiguobacterium sp. 9-2, the genomic window GTTCCAAGCGAAGTACTTAGGGATGTCGGCTTGGGAATGCCCAGGAGGTTTCTCCATCTTGTCTTACATGGAACATGCATACGGTGTCCATCATCCGATTGGTGGGATGCACCAGGTGCCACTTGCGATGCAACGTGCCATCGAAGAACTCGGTGGAACGGTTCAGTTAGGTACAGGCATCAAGCAATTGATCTTAAACGGCAAAGTCGTCGAAGGGGTCATCCTTGAGTCAGGTCAGCATGAGTTATTTGATGAAGTCATCGTCGGTGCTGATTTCGCACATGCGATGAATCACCTTGTACCGGAAGGAGTACTGAAAAAATGGTCCCGACCAAAAATTGATCGCAAAAAATTCTCGTGTTCGACGTTTATGTTGTATCTTGGCGTTAATCGGACATTCGATGCGCCACATCACACGATTTATTTTGCGGAAGACTACGAGAAAAACGTTCGCGAGATGACGCAGACTTTAGAATTATCCGATGATTTTTCATTTTATGTTCAAAATCCATCCGTTCTTGATCCGACACTAGCACCTGAAGGAAAGTCCGCCATGTATGTGCTAGTTCCGGTTCCGAACAACTACTCGGAACTCGATTGGTCGATCGAAGGACCAAAATTACGTCGACGTGTTCTGGATACGCTTGAAACGCGTTCACCGTATCAAGGGATTGAAGCGGCAATCGAAGTCGAAGAGATGTTCACGCCGGACGATTGGGAAGCGATGGGGATCCATCAAGGAGCGACGTTTAACCTTGGGCATCAGTTGACACAGATGATGTATTTCCGACCGCATAACCAGTTTGAAGAGCTGGATCACTTGTATCTTGTCGGGGGAGGCACACACCCAGGGAGCGGCTTACCAACGATCTTCGAATCCGCGCGTATTACGGCAGAACTCGTGCTCAAAAAAGAAGGGGTGCGGACATGAAAATAGGATTCGTAGGAGCAGGCGTCGGAACACTGCATGCAGCACTTTTGCTGACAGCAAGACATCCGGGAGTCGAGATTACGATTTTTGAAAAAGAAGCGCATGTCGGTGGTCGATTACGATCCGTCGATTTTGAATCCGGTGGACGCATCGATGAAGGTCCGACAATCGTCCTGATGCCAGGTAAGTTGAAAGAGCAGTTGGCAGAAGCAGGCGTGACGGGAGTAAAACTCGAACGGGTGGATCCATTGTATGACCTTCACTTCGACGACGGGACCGTCGTTACGAAAGTATCTGATGTCGTGGACCAAGCCATTGCGATCGAACGCCAATTCGGCGAAGGTCGTGGATTTTATGAATTCATGCATCAAAAAGAAAAGGATTATAAGACGAGTGTATCGAAATTTTTAGAACGTGGTTATCGTCGGAAAACGGAGCTGTTGCATCCAGAAATGATGCGTCCATTATTACAGATGCACGCTTTAGAGACAGCGCATGATCATTTGAAGCGATACTTCAAGAGTAAATATTTGCGCATGGCATACAGTTTCCCCACATTTTATATCGGAGGAAATCCGTATACGACACCATCCATCTATGGTTTGATTCCATACCGGGAACAAGCAGAAGGTGTCTGGTATGTAAAAGGCGGTTATTTCTCGCTTGCTGAACGCATGTATGACACATTAGTCGAACGAGGTGTCCGGTTCGTCTTCGAGGCACCCGTTGAACGAGTCGTCGTTGACCAAGGACAGGCGAAGGAAATCGTCTTACAAGGTGGAACACATGAAGCATTCGATCAAATCGTACTAAATGGAGAATTTCCATTAATGGAACGTCTTGTGGAAGGTAAACAACCTAAAACATATACTCCTTCAGGCGGGACGCTATTGCTGTATTTCAAGATGAAAGGGAAAGTTGACTTACCGGTGCATCGATTTTTGATGCCGAATGACTTGGAACCACTCATGACAAACATCTTTAAAAAAGGACGATTACCTGAACATCCGGCAGTCTATCTGTTCCATCCGAGTCAGATTGATCGTAGTTTAACAGGAACGGACGATAGCGTCGTCTATTCATTAATTCCTTCTCCTCGTGGCTATGGTGTGAAAGATTATGAAAAAGTAGACTTCGTCGAGACCGTACTCGAAAAAATCGAGCATCATCATCCGGGATTTCGGGAAAAGATACAAGAAATGAAGATTCGTACACCGAATGATGCACAGGCATTTGGACTATACGAAGGTGGCAGTTTTGGAATTGCTCCGACGATTCGTCAATCAGCTGCCTTAAAGACACAGGCAAAACCATATCCAGATATCGATCGACTATATGCCGTCGGTGCATCGGTGCATCCGTGTGGAGGAGTACCAGTCGTCATGATGGGCGCAACGATACTCGTAAACCGAATGGAACAAGAGATGGGGTGGAAACATGAATTCAGTGACGATCCAGAACGCGTATATCAAATGTGAGGAAGTCATTCAGTCCGGGTCTAAAACGTTCTATAAAGCCTTTTCACTCTTACCAAAAGCAGATCGACAAGCTGTTTATGCGATTTATACATTTTGCCGGTTCCTTGACGATACCGTCGACGAATCGGATACACCAAAAGAAAGTTTAATGGCTTTTTTGAATGAATTCAAACGATTCCGCAATGGTGAAGTACTAAATAAACCGTTATGGATTGCGTTAGCAGATGTATTTGAACGTTACGAAATGGATGAGACACCCTTTCTCGAGCTCGCGGAAGGTATGCGTTGGGACATCGAGAAAAATCGTTATCAGACGCTTGAGGAGACAGAGCAATACAGTTATTACGTAGCGAGTACTGTCGGTTTAATGTTATTGCCCATCCTTGCACCGCAACAGCCTGATCTCCGTAAGTCTGCTATTGATCTTGGAATCGCGATGCAATTAACGAATATTTTACGAGATGTTGGTGAAGATGCAAAACGCGGGCGCATCTACTTGCCTCATTCATGGATGGAGACATACGGTGTCACAGCGGAGTCGTTACTCGCTGGTCGCCCTTCAGGAGACTTTATCGGTCTCTGGGAAGAAGTTGCACTTCGAGCAGAGCATCTGTATGATGCGGCGATTCCATCGTTTGATTGGTATCCGCGGGAGAGCAGACGCGCTTTAAAGGCAGCTGCCTTCTTATACCGTGGTATCCTCGATGCGGCACGGGATAATCATTACGACGTCTTTACGAAACGGGCGTACGTCAGCCGTTGGCAAAAGATGAAGTTGCTCGCAACGATTTAATACAAGACCATAGAAAAAAGACCTTGGCGGGGACCAAGGTCTTTTTTCTATGGTCTGAGACCGGGGAGTCTCAGATTACTTCTACACCAGAGCGAACATCTGGACTACGAGATAGGTCTGTTTCGACCACGGGGATGGTCTTTTCTTTATCGAGCTATCTGTGGACCATTCGGATGAGACGATCTAAGGGGGAACGTCGTAAGTCATGCGAATGGACACACGATGAGTCACGTGATGAAATGGGTGGGTCCCATTTGATTTCGCTGGTTAGAAAAAGTAAGTTCTTCAACGCTCTTGACTCGGGGAAGTCACCTTGCGCTTGATTGAGGATGTGGGGTCAATCACTACCTCTTGAACTCGAAGTAATCGTATCAAATCTTAGTTGTCCGTACAAGTGATTGATATGCAATTCACATAACGTTCACAGGGTAGCGGCGACAGCAGAGACGATTCGTTCACTTGCTAGTTTTCCTGAAAGCGTAACCATTGGACTACCACCACCAGGATGCGTTGATCCACCGGCAAAAAACAAATTGTGAACATTCTTTGAACGGTTGCTCGGACGGAGGAAAGACGACCGGATGCCATTGGATGACAAGCCATACAACGAGCCGTGATAAGCAAAGAAGGTTTGTTCGATATCCTGTGGTGTGACCCGTTGTTCGTAGACGACATCTGATGAAATATCAATTCCAAACGACTGCAACCGTTGATTGATCAGTTGATCATACGTATCAAAATCAATCGCATGTCCAGTATCTGTCGCAGGCGCGTTGACGAGTACAAACAGATTGTCACCCGCTTGTCCCATTTCTGGGGCTGTGACGGAAGAATTGGAGATATAGATCGTTGGTTCCTCCGCATAACGTTTTTCATCAAAAAGTGCTTTGAACTCTGCTTCGTAATCTGAAGAGAAGAAGACGTTATGATGAGCCAGTCCTTCGATTCGACGTGAGAGACCGATGCAACGGACATAGGCAGAAATGGACGGTTCGACTTGAGCAGGCGTCGGGTTTTTAAAATCAGGTCGTGCGGTTTCTGAGATCAGACGTGGATATTGTGTCAACAAATCACCGTTCATGACGACGAAGTCGACGGGTAGATACTCTAAATGATTCAATTCGATTTCCGTTGCTTGTCCGTCGACGACTTCGATCTGTGTCACCTCATCTCCAAGTCGGAAGACGACACCGAGTTCTTTTGCACGTCGAGCGAATCCTTCTGCGATTGCTGTATTGCCCCCATTCGTGAAGTAGACGCCGTCATTCAATTCTAAATGAGCGATTAAACTGAAGGTAGCAGGTGTTTGATACGGACTGCTCCCGATATATGTCGCATAACGATCAAGTGCCTGAATTAACTCTTTATCCTTAAAGTAGTGTTTATGCAGTCCATGGAGACTTTGAAAGGGATGCACTTTTAGCATGTCACGCCAAAGGGAAGGGCGGACATATGAATCGATATTTGTGAAAAATTGTCGTTTGGCGATCGTATGCAACTTCGCGACTTCCTCTTGGTAACCGGTAATATCGTTTTTCGCCAATTGACCGTTCGTGAAACGATCTACTTCTGTTCGCATCGCTTCTCGCCCAGACGAAAAGGTTAACGTGCGTCCGTCTGAAAAGTGATTGATCGTATGGCGCTCGAGTTTCGTAAATGTAAAGTATTCATCGGGATCTGCTCCGGACTCGAGAATGACAGACTGAAAGACTTCCGGCATTGTGATCGTATTCGGTCCGAAGTCGAAGCGATGTCCTTCTGTGACGATCGGCATCATCTTGCCGCCAATATGTGCATTACGCTCGACGACAGTGACACGAAACCCTTTTGCCGCTAATGAAATGGCGGCGCTGAGTCCACCAAGACCGGCTCCGATGACAGCTATATGTTTCATACTATTGATTCCTCCTTATGAATAGGTTCGACCCTTCCATGTGATTTCCCGTTTCCTAAAGCTTCGAATCATCGCACTGGCTAGCAAGATGACATAAAGGAGTACCGCCAGTGGATGAAGCCACCAAACATGTCGGATTTGTGCCGCACGATCGATCCGGAATCTTGCTAAGTAAAGAAGAATCAGTGCGCCACCCATCTGCCAGGATGGGTGAAGGATGAGATAAGGTAGGACACTTGCTTGAATCAAGTAAAAGAGTAGAAAGTATGATCCGACGACGTAGGAATCGTTCATCCCACGAAAGACATTCTTTAGAAAACCTTGCCAGACCTCTTCATTCGTGGCGTACATGTCGCAAGAAACAACTGGGGCGACTTCGACAAGTGTCGTTGTCCATCCATGTCGTTTAAATGTACGACAAAGCTCTAGGTCGTCTACAAGAGCCGTTCGAATGCTGTCATGTCCACCGACTTGTTCGTAAGCATGTCGTTCGACGAGGACGACCATTCCGTTCGCAGCGGCAAAAGCCGGATGTTTCACCTTGCGAAACGGAATCGGAAGATGCTGTGCGATAAGAACATGTTGTATCGGAATCAAACACTTCCCGAGAAACGTCGGTACAGGAAATGACGGAAAACCAGAAAGGAAAACGGCTCGTTCTGTTCGTAACGTTCCGTATAAGCGACAAATTGCATCAGGTGTCAGTGTCACATCAGCATCGAGAAATAATAGATAGTCCTCTGTCGTTCGTCTCGCGAGTTGATGACACGCATGGACCTTTCCTGCCCAGCCTACTGGTAAGGGAAGACCATCAATCACCGTAAAACGATTGTCTTGACCAATCCGATCGAGCAATAACTCACGCGTCCGATCGGTCGAACGATCTTCATATAAGTAGACGTGCATACCTGATGTCAAAGCGGGTTCCAGTGCGTCTAATAATTTTCGTACATTGCGCTCCTCGTTACGTAACGGGATGCAGATTGCTAGACTATCTGGTTGAACGGCATCCGTTAATCGAGGTAAAAAAGCTAAATTGACCCATGTGTAGAGACAGACAGCTAGAGCGAGGAAAAAAAAGAACCAACTCATGACCGAAGTGCCCGTAACCAGCGCTCCGTTCGCGCAGGGAGTGGTTCCCTTCGTTTTGAGATACAGCGATACAAATCAACACGCTCTGCCATCGCATCTGCTCGTATGTCGTCATATAATGCTGTTAGCTCTACTGTCAGACGTTTTACTTGGACACTGGATCGTTCGTCAGACAATGGATAAAAGCGACGCGTCCTTACATAGACATCCGGTTGCTGTTCATGTCCGTACGAATAGTAGAAGGCGACGAGAGACACGGTATCCGCATGACGCATTAATTGCGTTGCTCCACTTGCTAAGTGCATCGGTCGTTCTTCTTGATGCCGTTCCTCACCTTGAGGAAACATCCAGACGCTGCTTCCGTTTTGGAGTCGTGCTTTTGCATATTGAAGGCTTTTCTTGATATCAGAGAACGATGTCCGGTCGACAGAGAAAGCTCCGAGACGGGAGAAGAACGGGAAACGAGCAAGCCCTGCTTGATCAATCATGACATAGGGGTCGTGATGGAAACAGGTCTGATCCAAATGAAAAAGAATCATACCGTCCCACCAAGAACTATGCGTAGCAAGCATGAGACCAGGGACGGGTAGATCGTCTGCTCGATATAAGACACGGTGGAAATGACGTCGGATCAAAGCATGATCAACATACGCATGAAATAAGGATTCAGCTAATTTGCTTTTGTTTGCTTCTTTCAACGATAACCCCTCGTTTC contains:
- a CDS encoding glycosyltransferase — its product is MSWFFFFLALAVCLYTWVNLAFLPRLTDAVQPDSLAICIPLRNEERNVRKLLDALEPALTSGMHVYLYEDRSTDRTRELLLDRIGQDNRFTVIDGLPLPVGWAGKVHACHQLARRTTEDYLLFLDADVTLTPDAICRLYGTLRTERAVFLSGFPSFPVPTFLGKCLIPIQHVLIAQHLPIPFRKVKHPAFAAANGMVVLVERHAYEQVGGHDSIRTALVDDLELCRTFKRHGWTTTLVEVAPVVSCDMYATNEEVWQGFLKNVFRGMNDSYVVGSYFLLFYLIQASVLPYLILHPSWQMGGALILLYLARFRIDRAAQIRHVWWLHPLAVLLYVILLASAMIRSFRKREITWKGRTYS
- a CDS encoding phytoene desaturase family protein, with translation MKRRVAVIGAGPGGLACALLLAGKGVDVTVYEKQPQVGGRTSAVKLGEYTFDRGPTFLNMPHILENVFHEAGLRLEDYLDLKALDPMYTLYFKGGTEQFTMTTDRDRMKETIERHFPGNGEGYDRFMAEQALKLGKLMPILQTRHDRLTDYLSPRVLTALPRLSLGRSLYDVLSDYFTSEELKYAFTFQAKYLGMSAWECPGGFSILSYMEHAYGVHHPIGGMHQVPLAMQRAIEELGGTVQLGTGIKQLILNGKVVEGVILESGQHELFDEVIVGADFAHAMNHLVPEGVLKKWSRPKIDRKKFSCSTFMLYLGVNRTFDAPHHTIYFAEDYEKNVREMTQTLELSDDFSFYVQNPSVLDPTLAPEGKSAMYVLVPVPNNYSELDWSIEGPKLRRRVLDTLETRSPYQGIEAAIEVEEMFTPDDWEAMGIHQGATFNLGHQLTQMMYFRPHNQFEELDHLYLVGGGTHPGSGLPTIFESARITAELVLKKEGVRT
- a CDS encoding phytoene desaturase family protein; translation: MKIGFVGAGVGTLHAALLLTARHPGVEITIFEKEAHVGGRLRSVDFESGGRIDEGPTIVLMPGKLKEQLAEAGVTGVKLERVDPLYDLHFDDGTVVTKVSDVVDQAIAIERQFGEGRGFYEFMHQKEKDYKTSVSKFLERGYRRKTELLHPEMMRPLLQMHALETAHDHLKRYFKSKYLRMAYSFPTFYIGGNPYTTPSIYGLIPYREQAEGVWYVKGGYFSLAERMYDTLVERGVRFVFEAPVERVVVDQGQAKEIVLQGGTHEAFDQIVLNGEFPLMERLVEGKQPKTYTPSGGTLLLYFKMKGKVDLPVHRFLMPNDLEPLMTNIFKKGRLPEHPAVYLFHPSQIDRSLTGTDDSVVYSLIPSPRGYGVKDYEKVDFVETVLEKIEHHHPGFREKIQEMKIRTPNDAQAFGLYEGGSFGIAPTIRQSAALKTQAKPYPDIDRLYAVGASVHPCGGVPVVMMGATILVNRMEQEMGWKHEFSDDPERVYQM
- a CDS encoding phytoene/squalene synthase family protein, which encodes MNSVTIQNAYIKCEEVIQSGSKTFYKAFSLLPKADRQAVYAIYTFCRFLDDTVDESDTPKESLMAFLNEFKRFRNGEVLNKPLWIALADVFERYEMDETPFLELAEGMRWDIEKNRYQTLEETEQYSYYVASTVGLMLLPILAPQQPDLRKSAIDLGIAMQLTNILRDVGEDAKRGRIYLPHSWMETYGVTAESLLAGRPSGDFIGLWEEVALRAEHLYDAAIPSFDWYPRESRRALKAAAFLYRGILDAARDNHYDVFTKRAYVSRWQKMKLLATI
- a CDS encoding phytoene desaturase family protein; amino-acid sequence: MKHIAVIGAGLGGLSAAISLAAKGFRVTVVERNAHIGGKMMPIVTEGHRFDFGPNTITMPEVFQSVILESGADPDEYFTFTKLERHTINHFSDGRTLTFSSGREAMRTEVDRFTNGQLAKNDITGYQEEVAKLHTIAKRQFFTNIDSYVRPSLWRDMLKVHPFQSLHGLHKHYFKDKELIQALDRYATYIGSSPYQTPATFSLIAHLELNDGVYFTNGGNTAIAEGFARRAKELGVVFRLGDEVTQIEVVDGQATEIELNHLEYLPVDFVVMNGDLLTQYPRLISETARPDFKNPTPAQVEPSISAYVRCIGLSRRIEGLAHHNVFFSSDYEAEFKALFDEKRYAEEPTIYISNSSVTAPEMGQAGDNLFVLVNAPATDTGHAIDFDTYDQLINQRLQSFGIDISSDVVYEQRVTPQDIEQTFFAYHGSLYGLSSNGIRSSFLRPSNRSKNVHNLFFAGGSTHPGGGSPMVTLSGKLASERIVSAVAATL
- a CDS encoding lysophospholipid acyltransferase family protein, which encodes MKEANKSKLAESLFHAYVDHALIRRHFHRVLYRADDLPVPGLMLATHSSWWDGMILFHLDQTCFHHDPYVMIDQAGLARFPFFSRLGAFSVDRTSFSDIKKSLQYAKARLQNGSSVWMFPQGEERHQEERPMHLASGATQLMRHADTVSLVAFYYSYGHEQQPDVYVRTRRFYPLSDERSSVQVKRLTVELTALYDDIRADAMAERVDLYRCISKRREPLPARTERWLRALRS